aatttcattatATCTTCCAGAACTAAAATTAACACGATATGCTggttctatgttgttgttttctttaatttaagaTACAgcctaatatttatattaaaaaactaaacattagtttgtataatattaaaaacacctCTGTGTTTCAATACAACATTCAGACGCTTCCTGGGAAGGTTACTTTAACTAAGGCATCTTTAAGGTATCTCTGTAGAGAACTCTCCATACCAGAAACGATTTTATCTTTTGATTTCTTTGCAATTTTGTTAGCAGCATATTTTAGAATCCAGTTGAAAAGGAACGAAGCTCCAGATACCTTCGTTATCTTAAATCCCTCAAAACGAGTAACTTTTGCGGAAACCAAGGTCACCTGTCCACCGTTCAAAGGAGCTGACAGAATAATTTGTACTGCTATTTCATTTATCCTAGCGTTTAAACTTCCCTTTAGCTTAATAAATCTGTTCTGTCTGTATCTATATCTACCACTAGCACTAACTCCTGACACTCCAAGGTTCGCATTCAAAACCACTTTTTTATTGGCTTCGTCATTTGTTAATGTGACGTCACCTCGTCGTCCAATACTTGAGAGACCTCTGACGACAACATCAGTAACTCGGAATTTGCCTTCATCTACTGCAGTTCCGACAACAAGAGGTTCAATTTTGGAAATGTATTCACGATTTTCTTTAAGGTTTTGTAGAACTTTGTCGATGTAGTCATTCATGTTTCCAGTCGTGCGAGCGACATCTGTGAACAATAAGTAAAACGAAAATTTTGAATTCGAAAATGACGCTAAACGAGAGTTAAACAAAAAGTTCTTTAAAGCAAATTGTGAaccaataactttattatttctttggaGAATATTAAGgttgttttttaaggtaaatgtttgaTCAAAATATcaaatctggtaatattttattattcact
Above is a genomic segment from Tachypleus tridentatus isolate NWPU-2018 chromosome 11, ASM421037v1, whole genome shotgun sequence containing:
- the LOC143231695 gene encoding uncharacterized protein LOC143231695, which translates into the protein MRCFSFLIILITICVASGDVARTTGNMNDYIDKVLQNLKENREYISKIEPLVVGTAVDEGKFRVTDVVVRGLSSIGRRGDVTLTNDEANKKVVLNANLGVSGVSASGRYRYRQNRFIKLKGSLNARINEIAVQIILSAPLNGGQVTLVSAKVTRFEGFKITKVSGASFLFNWILKYAANKIAKKSKDKIVSGMESSLQRYLKDALVKVTFPGSV